The Streptomyces luteogriseus genome includes a window with the following:
- the leuC gene encoding 3-isopropylmalate dehydratase large subunit, translated as MGRTLAEKVWDDHVVRRAEGEPDLLFIDLHLLHEVTSPQAFDGLRKSGRPVRRLDLTIATEDHNTPTLDIDKPIADPVSRVQLETLRKNAADFGVRLHPLGDVEQGVVHVVGPQLGLTQPGTTVVCGDSHTSTHGAFGALAFGIGTSQVEHVLATQTLPMSRPKTMAITVDGELPDGVTAKDLILAIIAKIGTGGGQGYVLEYRGEAIEKLSMEARMTICNMSIEAGARAGMIAPDETTFAYLEGRPHAPEGEEWDAAVAYWKTLRTDDDAEFDAEVVIDAAALSPFVTWGTNPGQGAPLSASVPDPASYEDASERFAAEKALEYMGLEAGQPLRSIKVDTVFVGSCTNGRIEDLRAAAELVKGRKVADGVRMLVVPGSARVGLQAVSEGLDVVFKEAGAEWRHAGCSMCLGMNPDQLAPGERSASTSNRNFEGRQGKGGRTHLVSPQVAAATAVLGHLASPADLSADAPTPAGV; from the coding sequence ATGGGTAGGACACTCGCGGAGAAAGTCTGGGACGACCATGTCGTCCGGCGCGCGGAGGGCGAGCCCGACCTTCTCTTCATCGATCTGCACCTGCTGCACGAGGTGACCAGCCCGCAGGCCTTCGACGGCCTCCGCAAGAGCGGCCGTCCCGTGCGACGCCTGGACCTCACCATCGCCACCGAGGACCACAACACCCCGACCCTCGACATCGACAAGCCGATCGCCGACCCGGTCTCCCGGGTCCAGCTGGAGACGCTGCGCAAGAACGCCGCCGACTTCGGCGTGCGCCTGCACCCGCTGGGCGACGTCGAGCAGGGCGTCGTACACGTCGTGGGCCCGCAGCTGGGCCTGACCCAGCCCGGCACCACCGTCGTCTGCGGCGACTCGCACACCTCCACGCACGGCGCCTTCGGCGCCCTGGCGTTCGGCATCGGCACCTCGCAGGTGGAGCACGTGCTGGCCACCCAGACGCTGCCGATGTCCCGCCCGAAGACCATGGCGATCACGGTCGACGGCGAACTGCCCGACGGCGTCACCGCCAAGGACCTGATCCTCGCGATCATCGCGAAGATCGGCACCGGCGGCGGCCAGGGCTACGTCCTGGAGTACCGCGGCGAGGCCATCGAGAAGCTCTCGATGGAGGCCCGCATGACCATCTGCAACATGTCGATCGAGGCCGGTGCCCGCGCGGGCATGATCGCCCCGGACGAGACCACCTTCGCGTACCTCGAGGGCCGCCCGCACGCCCCCGAGGGCGAGGAGTGGGACGCCGCCGTCGCGTACTGGAAGACGCTCAGGACGGACGACGACGCCGAGTTCGACGCCGAGGTCGTCATCGACGCCGCCGCGCTGTCGCCCTTCGTCACCTGGGGCACCAACCCGGGCCAGGGTGCACCGCTTTCGGCGTCCGTCCCCGACCCCGCTTCGTACGAAGACGCTTCGGAGCGCTTCGCCGCCGAAAAGGCCCTGGAGTACATGGGGTTGGAGGCCGGGCAGCCGCTGCGCTCCATCAAGGTGGACACCGTCTTCGTAGGCTCGTGCACCAACGGCCGCATCGAGGACCTGCGCGCCGCCGCCGAGCTCGTCAAGGGCCGCAAAGTCGCCGACGGTGTACGGATGCTGGTCGTCCCGGGCTCCGCGCGGGTCGGTCTCCAGGCCGTCTCCGAGGGGCTGGACGTGGTCTTCAAGGAGGCCGGCGCCGAGTGGCGGCACGCGGGCTGCTCCATGTGCCTGGGCATGAACCCCGACCAGCTGGCCCCGGGGGAGCGCTCCGCGTCCACCTCCAACCGCAACTTCGAGGGCCGGCAGGGCAAGGGTGGCCGCACCCACCTGGTGTCACCGCAGGTCGCGGCCGCCACCGCCGTCCTGGGCCACCTGGCCTCCCCGGCCGACCTGTCCGCCGACGCCCCCACGCCCGCTGGAGTCTGA
- a CDS encoding thiamine-phosphate kinase has protein sequence MKGTVGELGEFGLIRELTSRLTTTPAVRVGPGDDAAVVAAPDRRVVASTDILVEGRHFRRDWSTAYDVGRKAAAQNLADIAAMGAVPTALLLGLVVPAELPVTWPSELMDGLRDECQVAGAAVVGGDVVRGDSIMVSITALGDLRNQEPVTRAGAQPGDLVAVTGWLGWSAAGYAVLSRGFRSPRAFVEAHRRPEPPYHAGPAAAGLGATAMCDVSDGLIADLGHIAEASKVRIDIRSGAIDIPSQMNDIGQAVGVDPMQWVLTGGEDHAMVATFPPDVKLPARWKVIGEVLNPSALPQVTVDGAPWTSKGGWDHFGDMES, from the coding sequence ATGAAGGGCACTGTTGGTGAGCTCGGTGAGTTCGGGCTCATCAGGGAGCTCACCTCCCGTCTGACCACCACCCCGGCGGTCCGGGTCGGCCCCGGCGACGACGCCGCCGTGGTGGCCGCGCCCGACCGCAGGGTCGTGGCGAGCACGGACATCCTGGTGGAGGGCCGGCACTTCCGGCGGGACTGGTCGACGGCCTACGACGTGGGCCGCAAGGCGGCCGCGCAGAACCTCGCCGACATCGCCGCCATGGGCGCCGTACCGACCGCGCTGCTGCTCGGGCTGGTCGTTCCGGCCGAGCTGCCGGTGACGTGGCCGAGCGAGCTGATGGACGGCCTGCGTGACGAATGCCAGGTGGCGGGTGCCGCCGTGGTCGGCGGTGACGTGGTGCGCGGCGACTCGATCATGGTGTCGATCACCGCGCTCGGTGATCTGCGCAACCAGGAGCCGGTGACGCGGGCCGGCGCCCAGCCCGGCGACCTCGTCGCGGTGACCGGCTGGCTGGGCTGGTCCGCCGCCGGGTACGCGGTGCTGTCCCGGGGGTTCCGCTCGCCGCGGGCGTTCGTGGAGGCGCACCGGCGGCCCGAGCCGCCGTACCACGCGGGTCCGGCCGCCGCCGGGCTCGGGGCGACGGCGATGTGCGACGTGAGCGACGGGCTGATCGCGGACCTCGGGCACATCGCCGAGGCGAGCAAGGTGCGCATCGACATCCGCTCCGGGGCGATCGACATCCCCTCGCAGATGAACGACATCGGGCAGGCCGTCGGGGTCGATCCCATGCAGTGGGTGCTGACCGGGGGAGAGGACCACGCGATGGTGGCGACCTTCCCGCCGGACGTGAAGCTGCCCGCGCGCTGGAAGGTCATCGGCGAGGTCCTCAACCCGTCGGCGCTGCCCCAGGTGACGGTCGACGGGGCGCCGTGGACCAGCAAGGGCGGCTGGGACCACTTCGGGGACATGGAGTCGTGA
- the ndgR gene encoding IclR family transcriptional regulator NdgR — translation MDNSSGVGVLDKAALVLSALESGPATLAGLVGATGLARPTAHRLAVALEHHRMVARDMQGRFILGPRLAELAAAAGEDRLLATAGPVLTHLRDITGESAQLYRRQGDMRICVAAAERLSGLRDTVPVGSTLTMKAGSSAQILMAWEEPERLHRGLQGARFTATALSGVRRRGWAQSIGEREPGVASVSAPVRGPSNRVVAAVSVSGPIERLTRHPGRMHAQAVIDAAGRLSEALRRTG, via the coding sequence ATGGACAACAGTAGCGGCGTCGGCGTTCTGGACAAGGCGGCCCTCGTCCTGAGCGCTCTGGAGTCCGGTCCGGCCACCCTCGCGGGTCTGGTCGGTGCCACCGGACTGGCACGACCCACGGCCCACCGCCTGGCCGTGGCGCTGGAACACCACCGCATGGTGGCGCGCGACATGCAGGGCCGTTTCATTCTCGGCCCTCGCCTGGCGGAGCTTGCCGCGGCCGCGGGTGAGGACCGTCTCCTCGCCACCGCCGGCCCGGTGCTCACGCATCTTCGTGACATCACGGGCGAGAGCGCGCAGCTCTATCGCCGCCAGGGCGACATGCGCATCTGCGTCGCCGCGGCGGAGCGTCTGTCCGGACTGCGGGACACCGTCCCGGTCGGTTCGACGCTGACGATGAAGGCCGGCTCCTCGGCGCAGATCCTGATGGCCTGGGAGGAGCCGGAGCGGCTGCACCGCGGCCTGCAGGGGGCGCGCTTCACGGCGACGGCGCTGTCAGGTGTGCGGCGGCGGGGCTGGGCACAGTCGATCGGTGAGCGGGAGCCGGGTGTCGCGTCCGTGTCCGCGCCGGTGCGGGGGCCGTCGAACCGTGTGGTTGCCGCCGTGTCGGTGTCGGGCCCCATCGAGCGCCTTACTCGGCACCCCGGTCGGATGCACGCACAGGCTGTGATCGACGCCGCCGGGCGCCTCTCCGAGGCGTTGCGGCGTACCGGCTGA
- the leuD gene encoding 3-isopropylmalate dehydratase small subunit — MEAFTTHTGRAVPLRRSNVDTDQIIPAHWLKKVTRDGFEDGLFEAWRKDASFVLNQPERQGATVLVAGPDFGTGSSREHAVWALQNFGFKAVISSRFADIFRGNSLKNGLLTVVLEQETVDALWELTEKDPQAEITVDLESREVRAEGITAAFELDENSRWRLLNGLDDISITLQNEADISAYEAKRPTFKPRTLPV, encoded by the coding sequence ATGGAAGCCTTCACCACCCACACCGGCCGGGCCGTGCCGCTGCGCCGCAGCAACGTCGACACCGACCAGATCATCCCCGCCCACTGGCTCAAGAAGGTCACGCGCGACGGGTTCGAGGACGGGCTGTTCGAGGCCTGGCGCAAGGACGCGTCGTTCGTGCTCAACCAGCCCGAGCGGCAGGGCGCGACCGTGCTGGTCGCCGGTCCCGACTTCGGCACCGGCTCCTCTCGTGAGCACGCCGTCTGGGCGCTGCAGAACTTCGGCTTCAAGGCCGTGATCTCCTCCCGCTTCGCCGACATCTTCCGCGGCAACTCGCTCAAGAACGGCCTGCTCACGGTCGTTCTGGAGCAGGAGACCGTGGACGCGCTGTGGGAGCTCACCGAGAAGGACCCGCAGGCCGAGATCACCGTCGACCTGGAGAGCCGCGAGGTGCGCGCCGAGGGCATCACCGCCGCCTTCGAGCTGGACGAGAACTCCCGCTGGCGGCTGCTGAACGGCCTCGACGACATCTCGATCACCCTGCAGAACGAGGCGGACATCTCCGCGTACGAGGCGAAGCGCCCGACGTTCAAGCCGAGGACGCTCCCGGTCTGA
- the cofC gene encoding 2-phospho-L-lactate guanylyltransferase yields the protein MQWTLVVPLKPLARAKSRLADTADDGLRPDLALAFAQDTVAAALACPAVGDVAVVTDDVRAGRELAALGAAIIADEPGGGLNAALAHATRVVRSARPARAVAALNADLPALRPIELSRVLDTAAEFPRAFIPDAAAVGTTLLAAAPGRELRPAFGTDSRARHRASGAVELSLTSVDSVRQDVDTGDDLRSALALGVGPHTAAAAARLLIPGQ from the coding sequence GTGCAGTGGACCCTGGTCGTACCCCTGAAGCCCCTGGCCCGGGCCAAGAGCAGGCTTGCGGACACCGCGGACGACGGGCTGCGGCCGGACCTGGCGCTGGCCTTCGCCCAGGACACGGTGGCGGCCGCGCTGGCCTGCCCGGCGGTGGGGGATGTGGCAGTCGTCACGGACGATGTCCGGGCGGGCCGCGAGCTGGCCGCACTGGGCGCCGCGATCATCGCCGACGAGCCGGGCGGCGGCCTCAACGCCGCCCTCGCACACGCGACGCGGGTCGTACGGTCGGCCCGCCCGGCCCGAGCGGTGGCCGCGCTCAACGCCGATCTGCCGGCTCTGCGCCCCATTGAATTGTCCCGGGTACTCGATACCGCCGCTGAATTCCCGCGCGCATTTATCCCGGACGCGGCCGCTGTCGGGACGACCCTGCTGGCCGCCGCCCCGGGCCGCGAATTGCGCCCGGCCTTCGGCACGGATTCCCGGGCCCGGCACCGCGCCTCCGGGGCGGTGGAACTGTCCCTCACCTCGGTGGATTCCGTTCGCCAGGACGTGGACACCGGCGATGACCTGCGCAGCGCGCTGGCCCTGGGGGTCGGCCCTCATACGGCCGCGGCCGCCGCGCGGTTGCTGATTCCCGGGCAGTAG
- a CDS encoding HAD family hydrolase has protein sequence MSIQAVVWDVDDTLFDYTTADRLGMRAHLTAEGLLDRYDSVEQALDQWREITHLQWARFSAGEATFQDQRRDRVRVFLDRDLTDAEADAWFQRYVTHYEAVWALFPDVLPVLDALSASHRHAVLSNSSLHVQDRKLRTLGVHDRFETILCAAELGISKPEAGAFLAACEFLGLPPDQVAYVGDHPEIDGRGAADAGLLSVWIDRGGLYATIDPPVGPHRIASLAELPSLLGSDTRFGAPSTFR, from the coding sequence ATGAGCATCCAAGCCGTGGTCTGGGACGTCGACGACACCCTCTTCGACTACACCACCGCCGACCGCCTCGGTATGCGCGCCCACCTCACGGCCGAGGGCCTGCTCGACCGCTACGACAGCGTCGAGCAGGCCCTCGACCAGTGGCGGGAGATCACCCACCTGCAGTGGGCCCGCTTCTCGGCCGGCGAGGCCACCTTCCAGGACCAGCGGCGCGACCGTGTACGGGTGTTCCTGGACCGGGACCTCACCGACGCCGAGGCCGACGCGTGGTTCCAGCGGTACGTCACGCACTACGAGGCGGTCTGGGCCCTCTTCCCGGACGTCCTGCCCGTCCTCGACGCCCTCTCCGCCAGCCACCGGCACGCCGTGCTCTCCAACTCCAGCCTCCACGTCCAGGACCGCAAGCTGCGCACCCTCGGCGTCCACGACCGCTTCGAGACCATCCTGTGCGCGGCCGAGCTCGGCATCTCCAAGCCGGAGGCCGGGGCGTTCCTCGCGGCCTGCGAGTTCCTCGGACTGCCGCCGGACCAGGTCGCCTACGTCGGCGACCACCCGGAGATCGACGGGCGAGGTGCCGCCGACGCCGGACTGCTGTCGGTGTGGATCGACCGCGGCGGCCTGTACGCCACGATCGACCCGCCCGTCGGCCCGCACCGCATCGCCTCCCTCGCCGAACTGCCGTCCCTGCTCGGCTCGGATACTCGTTTTGGAGCCCCGTCCACCTTCAGGTAA
- a CDS encoding SCO5555 family protein, producing MEHDGQLELYAAVADQLKEAHTRVRALQVPEGVRMALTRKLLVITAAAKHDLADAARRLERFTADLDEGRLPDEER from the coding sequence ATGGAACACGACGGCCAACTCGAGCTCTATGCGGCAGTCGCGGACCAACTCAAGGAAGCGCACACAAGAGTGCGCGCACTGCAAGTCCCGGAGGGCGTACGGATGGCGCTGACCCGGAAGCTGCTGGTCATTACGGCCGCGGCCAAGCACGATCTCGCCGACGCGGCAAGACGGCTGGAGCGGTTCACCGCGGACCTCGACGAGGGACGTCTCCCCGACGAGGAACGCTGA
- a CDS encoding D-alanine--D-alanine ligase family protein produces MSTENLPQNPEQPPRKPRVAVVFGGRSSEHGISVVTAGAVLKAIDRTKYDVLPIGITQDGRWALTADEPERMAIVDRRPPSVDLLAETAEGAVILPVDPASREVVYSEPGSVPKALGEVDVVFPVLHGPYGEDGTLQGLLELSGVPYVGSGVLASAVGQDKEYMKRVFTSFGLKVGPYVVVRPREWEQGQAAARKKIVDFAGEHGWPLFVKPSRAGSSIGITKVDDLSGLDDAIAEAQRHDPKILVEAALRGREIECGVLEFEDGPRASLPAEIPSPETHAYYDFEAKYIDSTPGLVPAPLTPEETAEVQRRAVDAFDAASCEGLVRADFFLTEDGEFVINEINTMPGFTPISMYPQMWQASGVSYPELIDRLVQAALRRSTGLR; encoded by the coding sequence ATGAGCACCGAGAACCTCCCCCAGAACCCCGAGCAGCCGCCTCGCAAACCGCGTGTGGCCGTCGTGTTCGGCGGGCGCAGCTCAGAACACGGGATCTCCGTGGTCACCGCCGGCGCCGTCCTCAAGGCCATCGACCGGACGAAGTACGACGTCCTGCCGATCGGCATCACCCAGGACGGGCGTTGGGCGCTCACGGCGGACGAACCGGAGCGGATGGCGATCGTCGACCGGCGCCCGCCGAGCGTCGACCTGCTCGCCGAGACCGCGGAGGGCGCGGTGATCCTCCCGGTCGACCCCGCCAGCCGCGAAGTCGTCTACAGCGAGCCGGGATCGGTCCCCAAGGCGCTCGGCGAGGTCGACGTGGTCTTCCCGGTGCTGCACGGCCCGTACGGCGAGGACGGCACCCTCCAGGGCCTCCTGGAGCTCTCCGGCGTCCCGTACGTGGGTTCGGGTGTGCTCGCCTCGGCCGTGGGCCAGGACAAGGAGTACATGAAGCGGGTGTTCACCTCGTTCGGGCTGAAGGTCGGCCCGTACGTCGTGGTGCGTCCGCGTGAGTGGGAGCAGGGCCAGGCCGCCGCCCGCAAGAAGATCGTCGACTTCGCGGGCGAGCACGGCTGGCCGCTGTTCGTGAAGCCCTCGCGGGCCGGTTCGTCGATCGGCATCACCAAGGTCGACGACCTCTCCGGCCTGGACGACGCCATCGCCGAGGCCCAGCGGCACGATCCCAAGATCCTCGTGGAGGCCGCGCTGCGCGGCCGCGAGATCGAGTGCGGCGTCCTGGAGTTCGAGGACGGCCCCCGGGCCTCCCTCCCCGCGGAGATCCCCTCGCCCGAGACGCACGCGTACTACGACTTCGAGGCCAAGTACATCGACTCCACGCCGGGTCTCGTCCCGGCGCCCCTCACCCCGGAGGAGACGGCCGAGGTCCAGCGCCGGGCGGTCGACGCGTTCGACGCGGCGTCCTGCGAGGGACTGGTCCGCGCGGACTTCTTCCTCACCGAGGACGGCGAGTTCGTGATCAACGAGATCAACACGATGCCCGGCTTCACGCCCATCTCGATGTACCCGCAGATGTGGCAGGCGAGCGGGGTGAGCTACCCGGAGCTGATCGACCGGCTGGTGCAGGCGGCGCTGCGCAGGTCGACGGGTCTGCGCTGA
- a CDS encoding NAD(P)H-dependent glycerol-3-phosphate dehydrogenase, whose protein sequence is MSKPVKAAVLSAGSWGTAFGMVLADAGCEVTLWARRPEVAEAINSTRTNPDYFPGVELPENVRATTDPAEAAADADFTVLSVPSQTLRGNLAEWSPLLAPETVLVSLMKGVELGSAMRMSEVIDDVAKVGPDRIAVVTGPNLAREIAARMPAAAVVACTDEAVAQRLQAACHTPYFRPYTNTDVVGCELGGAVKNVIGLAVGIADGMGLGDNAKGSLITRGLAETTRLGMALGADPLTFSGLAGLGDLVATCSSPLSRNHTFGTNLGKGMTLQETIAVTKQTAEGVKSCESVLDLARRHGVDMPITETVVGIVHEGKPPVVALKELMSRSAKPERR, encoded by the coding sequence GTGAGCAAGCCGGTCAAGGCGGCGGTCCTGAGCGCCGGTTCGTGGGGTACGGCCTTCGGCATGGTGCTCGCCGACGCGGGGTGCGAGGTCACTCTGTGGGCGCGCCGCCCGGAGGTCGCGGAGGCGATCAACTCCACGCGGACCAATCCCGACTACTTCCCGGGCGTCGAGCTCCCGGAGAACGTACGGGCCACCACCGATCCCGCCGAGGCCGCCGCGGACGCCGACTTCACGGTCCTGTCGGTCCCCTCGCAGACCCTGCGCGGCAACCTCGCCGAGTGGAGCCCGTTGCTGGCCCCCGAGACGGTCCTGGTGTCGCTGATGAAGGGCGTCGAACTCGGCTCCGCGATGCGGATGAGCGAGGTCATCGACGACGTCGCCAAGGTCGGCCCGGACCGGATCGCCGTGGTGACCGGGCCCAACCTGGCCCGGGAGATCGCCGCGCGGATGCCGGCCGCGGCCGTGGTCGCCTGCACCGACGAGGCCGTCGCCCAGCGACTCCAGGCCGCCTGCCACACGCCGTACTTCCGCCCGTACACCAATACGGACGTGGTGGGTTGCGAACTGGGCGGAGCCGTGAAGAACGTCATCGGCCTCGCCGTCGGCATCGCGGACGGCATGGGCCTGGGCGACAACGCCAAGGGCTCCCTCATCACCCGCGGTCTCGCCGAGACCACCCGGCTCGGCATGGCGCTCGGCGCCGATCCGCTGACCTTCTCCGGACTCGCGGGCCTCGGCGACCTGGTGGCCACCTGCTCCTCGCCGCTGTCGCGCAACCACACCTTCGGCACCAACCTCGGCAAGGGCATGACCCTCCAGGAGACCATCGCGGTCACCAAGCAGACCGCCGAGGGCGTCAAGTCCTGCGAGTCGGTGCTCGATCTGGCCCGTCGGCACGGCGTCGACATGCCGATCACGGAGACGGTCGTCGGCATCGTGCACGAGGGCAAGCCCCCGGTGGTGGCCCTCAAGGAGCTGATGTCGCGCAGCGCGAAGCCCGAACGACGCTGA
- a CDS encoding Lrp/AsnC family transcriptional regulator, with protein sequence MVQAYILIQTEVGKASVVAETISKIPGIIQAEDVTGPYDVIVRAQADTVDDLGRMVVAKVQQVDGITRTLTCPVVHL encoded by the coding sequence GTGGTACAGGCGTACATCCTGATCCAGACCGAGGTCGGGAAGGCCTCGGTCGTCGCCGAGACGATCAGCAAGATCCCTGGGATCATCCAGGCCGAGGACGTGACGGGACCCTACGACGTCATCGTGCGGGCCCAGGCCGACACCGTCGACGACCTCGGCCGCATGGTGGTCGCCAAGGTCCAGCAGGTGGACGGCATCACCCGCACCCTGACCTGCCCGGTCGTCCATCTGTAG
- a CDS encoding DUF3515 domain-containing protein — MNSFRHRHRYVFRVFRLPAVALLITVAGCSSADDSASAAVPSPDGKVAELCRNLDKVLPAKVDGESRVDPEPASALTAGWGSPAIILRCGVPQPPKMVDPKVAEGRDPDAVAGGVNGVDWLMEQQDGGGYRFTTANREAYVEVRAPEGVDSSGVLIDLAAAVKKAIPKGIAS; from the coding sequence GTGAACTCTTTCCGTCACCGGCACCGTTATGTCTTCCGCGTGTTCCGCCTGCCCGCCGTCGCACTGTTGATCACTGTTGCGGGCTGCTCCTCAGCAGACGACAGCGCGTCGGCGGCGGTTCCCAGTCCGGACGGGAAGGTCGCGGAACTGTGCCGGAACCTGGACAAGGTACTGCCCGCGAAGGTGGACGGTGAGAGCCGGGTGGATCCCGAGCCCGCGTCGGCGCTGACGGCGGGCTGGGGCAGCCCGGCGATCATACTGCGCTGCGGTGTGCCGCAGCCGCCGAAGATGGTCGACCCGAAGGTGGCGGAGGGGCGGGATCCGGATGCCGTCGCCGGGGGTGTCAACGGGGTCGACTGGCTGATGGAGCAGCAGGACGGCGGGGGGTACCGGTTCACCACGGCCAACCGCGAGGCGTACGTCGAGGTCCGGGCGCCGGAGGGCGTGGACAGCTCGGGTGTGCTGATCGATCTGGCCGCGGCCGTGAAGAAGGCGATCCCCAAGGGGATCGCCTCCTGA
- a CDS encoding HU family DNA-binding protein — translation MNKAQLVEAIADKMGGRQQAADAVDHVLDAIVRAVVSGERVSVTGFGSFEKVDRPARYARNPQTGERVRVKKTSVPRFRAGQGFKDLVSGSKKLPRGGEVSVKKAPKGSLTGGAGATVKKAAAKKATTKSAAAKKTTAKKTTAKKATTKTAAAKKTTAKKAPAKKTTATSKTTAAKKTTAKKAPAKKATAKKAPAKKSTARKTTAKKTTARKK, via the coding sequence GTGAACAAGGCGCAGCTCGTAGAAGCGATTGCCGACAAGATGGGCGGCCGCCAGCAGGCGGCCGACGCTGTCGACCATGTCCTGGACGCCATCGTCCGCGCGGTCGTCTCGGGTGAGCGGGTCTCGGTCACCGGCTTCGGTTCGTTCGAGAAGGTCGACCGCCCGGCCCGGTACGCCCGTAACCCCCAGACGGGCGAGCGGGTTCGGGTCAAGAAGACCTCCGTTCCGCGCTTCCGTGCCGGTCAGGGCTTCAAGGACCTGGTCAGCGGCTCGAAGAAGCTCCCGCGTGGCGGCGAGGTCTCCGTCAAGAAGGCCCCGAAGGGCAGCCTGACCGGCGGTGCCGGCGCGACCGTGAAGAAGGCCGCCGCGAAGAAGGCGACCACGAAGTCGGCCGCCGCGAAGAAGACCACCGCCAAGAAGACGACGGCGAAGAAGGCCACCACCAAGACCGCGGCCGCGAAGAAGACCACGGCGAAGAAGGCGCCCGCCAAGAAGACCACGGCGACGTCCAAGACCACCGCCGCGAAGAAGACCACCGCGAAGAAGGCCCCGGCGAAGAAGGCCACGGCCAAGAAGGCGCCCGCCAAGAAGTCGACGGCGCGCAAGACCACCGCCAAGAAGACCACCGCCCGCAAGAAGTAA
- a CDS encoding lysophospholipid acyltransferase family protein has protein sequence MPRRRIGFWYRFAAVICKPPLVVLLKRDWRGMEHIPAEGGFITAVNHNSHIDPFAYAHFQYNTGRVPRFLAKSGLFKKGFVGAAMRGTGQIPVYRESTDALSAFRAAIDAVDRGECVAFYPEGTLTRDPDGWPMTGKTGAARVALQTKCPVIPVAQWGCNELLPPYAKKPHPLPRKTHRVLAGPPVDLTRFYDREMTADLLKEATEVIMAAVTAQLELIRGEKAPETPYDPRRERIEQRRRTQTQTQAQTHQKSGQTVQEEGLGK, from the coding sequence GTGCCCCGCCGCAGAATCGGCTTCTGGTACCGCTTCGCCGCGGTGATCTGCAAACCGCCGCTGGTGGTTCTGCTCAAGCGGGACTGGCGTGGAATGGAGCACATTCCGGCAGAGGGCGGATTTATCACCGCGGTGAACCACAATTCGCACATCGACCCCTTCGCTTACGCGCACTTTCAGTACAACACCGGGCGCGTCCCGCGATTCCTCGCGAAGAGCGGGCTTTTCAAGAAGGGATTCGTCGGAGCCGCGATGCGGGGCACCGGACAGATCCCCGTCTACCGCGAGAGCACGGACGCGCTGAGCGCCTTCCGGGCCGCGATCGACGCCGTGGACCGGGGGGAATGCGTCGCCTTCTATCCCGAGGGCACCCTCACCCGCGACCCGGACGGCTGGCCCATGACGGGCAAGACCGGGGCCGCGCGCGTCGCCCTGCAGACCAAGTGCCCGGTGATCCCCGTCGCCCAGTGGGGCTGCAACGAGTTGCTGCCGCCGTACGCGAAGAAGCCGCATCCGCTGCCGCGCAAGACGCACCGCGTGCTCGCCGGGCCGCCCGTGGACCTCACACGGTTCTACGACCGGGAGATGACCGCGGACCTGCTGAAGGAGGCCACGGAGGTCATCATGGCCGCCGTCACCGCACAGCTTGAGCTGATCCGCGGGGAGAAGGCGCCGGAGACGCCGTACGACCCGCGCAGGGAGCGGATCGAGCAGCGGCGCCGTACCCAGACACAGACACAGGCGCAGACGCACCAGAAGTCCGGACAGACCGTGCAGGAAGAGGGGCTGGGCAAGTGA